The Rhododendron vialii isolate Sample 1 chromosome 8a, ASM3025357v1 genome has a window encoding:
- the LOC131336491 gene encoding uncharacterized protein LOC131336491: MVVNVPFLRWDKVPSPSPLSSTVASYYLETAEGQQVIVAFAVRRADNRMVYRPFHEFIESYHGVFNLGNVGEWDYGFQLNAWLDDLVYHSFVRYSEEVIDQCWYLKKLCMPDITERLPRGLCQYFPADGSSTWVLLRHGKKAWSVEIVDHEFRKNWNEFR; the protein is encoded by the exons ATGGTGGTTAATGTTCCGTTTCTGCGTTGGGATAAGGTTCCCAGCCCTTCACCCTTATCTTCGACAGTGGCTTCGTATTATCTAGAAACTGCTGAAGGGCAGCAGGTGATTGTTGCTTTTGCGGTGCGTCGTGCTGATAATCGTATGGTTTACCGGCCATTTCATGAGTTTATTGAAAGCTACCACGGTGTTTTCAATTTGGGCAATGTTGGTGAGTGGGATTATGGCTTCCAGTTGAATGCGTGGTTGGATGATCTTGTGTACCATTCGTTTGTGAGGTACAGCGAGGAAG TCATTGATCAATGCTGGTATCTGAAGAAACTTTGCATGCCTGATATCACTGAG CGGTTGCCCCGTGGTCTTTGTCAGTACTTCCCCGCTGATGGTTCAAGTACCTGGGTTCTCCTGCGCCATGGCAAAAAAGCTTGGTCGGTGGAAATTGTCGACCATGAGTTTCGCAAAAATTGGAATGAGTTCCGTTAG
- the LOC131336470 gene encoding protein COFACTOR ASSEMBLY OF COMPLEX C SUBUNIT B CCB4, chloroplastic-like: protein MKRGQKPRREWVADLVSRNNDAVRSFPIHVGSVSLLAVLINRSVSGIPPDASRAHENRFFWSYGHIDASQFWVVGTDTWSRELLRE from the exons ATGAAAAG GGGACAAAAGCCGAGAAGGGAATGGGTGGCTGACTTGGTATCAAGAAACAATGACGCTGTGCGGAGCTTTCCAATCCATGTGGGTAGCGTCTCTCTACTGGCGGTTCTCATCAATCGCAGTGTTTCGGGCATACCTCCTGATGCCAGTAG AGCACATGAAAATAGATTCTTTTGGAGCTACGGACACATCGATGCTTCTCAGTTTTGGGTTGTTGGAACCGATACTTGGTCACGTGAACTGTTGAGAGAGTAA